The following proteins are encoded in a genomic region of Deinococcus arcticus:
- a CDS encoding CopD family protein produces MAVWLGGVLTLVAWPDGRLAALTRFAPVATACVLVLAVTGIVATWEHAGGVPTLDSRYGRLLLLKLVFVGVTLGVAGLLRRRLARQGRVDALLSLEVALLSLILAVTASLSVTPTPTQGVV; encoded by the coding sequence ATGGCCGTCTGGCTTGGCGGCGTGCTGACGTTGGTGGCCTGGCCGGACGGCCGTCTGGCAGCCCTGACCCGCTTTGCACCGGTGGCCACGGCCTGTGTGCTGGTGCTGGCCGTGACGGGCATAGTGGCCACCTGGGAACATGCTGGCGGCGTGCCCACGCTGGACAGCCGTTACGGCCGGCTGCTGCTGCTGAAACTGGTGTTCGTTGGCGTGACGCTGGGGGTGGCGGGCCTGCTCCGGCGACGCCTGGCGCGTCAGGGCCGCGTGGACGCCCTGCTGTCACTGGAAGTGGCGCTGTTGAGCCTCATCCTGGCGGTCACCGCCAGTCTGTCCGTCACGCCGACGCCCACCCAGGGGGTGGTTTAA
- a CDS encoding ArsR/SmtB family transcription factor: MRTASQDDVCEVTCLHPEAVQLARTHQPEDVCIEDAAAFLKLMADPTRLKILSALKTTELCVCDLAAVVGISESAVSHQLRLLRTGRIVTFRKEGRIAYYRLLDHHVTTTIRNALDHATE; encoded by the coding sequence ATGAGAACCGCCTCTCAAGACGACGTGTGCGAAGTGACCTGTCTGCATCCGGAGGCCGTCCAACTGGCGCGCACCCACCAACCGGAGGACGTCTGCATTGAGGACGCAGCCGCCTTTTTGAAACTGATGGCGGACCCCACCCGGCTCAAGATTCTGAGTGCGCTGAAGACGACTGAGCTGTGCGTGTGTGATCTGGCAGCGGTGGTGGGCATCAGCGAGAGTGCCGTTAGTCATCAGCTGCGCCTCCTGCGCACCGGCCGCATCGTCACGTTCCGCAAGGAAGGCCGCATTGCCTATTACCGGCTCCTCGATCACCATGTCACGACCACCATCCGTAATGCCCTGGATCACGCGACCGAGTAA